In Pristis pectinata isolate sPriPec2 chromosome 26, sPriPec2.1.pri, whole genome shotgun sequence, the genomic stretch GGGGCTTTTAATCAGTCTCCTGGACTTTATAACAACAAGTGAAGAATGTTTGATGTCCCTCCTTCACCAAATATCCAGTTGCTTCTTTTGCCCTTACTGTTCAAGTTATTTGAAAATTGCCTAATGTTCTTCAACTTTAGATCTTATGGCATTATTTGTGGCAGCAGTTTACCTGATAAATTGGAGAGACAACATTCCAGGAAGGAGGCAAGTTCAACACTAGCTCTGCACTCAGTTAACTGATATCATCTGTGAATCACCTTGGGCAATACAACTGGCCCCAGTAACACATGATGGGAATTCACAGCAGGGTGTCCAACCCTGATCATTATCCACCAACTCTTCCTGGACCGACACAGAGAGCTAGCTAGCTGTGATGCTCCTTTGGTGCGATGTGTCTTGACTCATAATTAATGACCAtggataaaatattgaaagggaGATAGCTGCAGAAATAAACCTCAGAGTTTAAAATATTCAGGAAAGAAACAGAAGGGAAAAAGGtcagagaaaaataatttgaaaaaaatatttttctgaatcATATTTTCTGAAAGAATCTACTTTAAAACATTTAACCATGTTAGAACTGAACTTAGCATTTTCATTATCTGACAGAAGATATATGCCATCAcatatgaaaaatatattttcttcagtGGAGGTAGTGATCAATTGGGACAGTTTCAGGTAAAACAAAGTAAAGATACCTTCACACAGGCCAGCATACATTTGCGGGTCACGTGTACAAAGAGAGTACAGAGTTCAGGCTGTCCCTTGCATTTCAATTACAAGAACATGCAGTAAAACTTACTTTTCTGCCACTGCCTGTAGTATTGGGTATGTTATTGTGTGATCACCACCTAGGCCACATTAAAAAGACATAATTAGTATTTTTTGACATGCCCCATAGCAAGGATCCAAATTCTTTTTTGTCTCTTCctaaattttattcattttttcttcttcttcccaaGCTGGCATGCAGTTTCATACCCATGGTGAGGGGTATACAGCCAGTGGATACAATCTTCTTAAAGGATTCCCTGATCATCTTGCAGCTCTCCTTCAAGTCATAAAGATTTACTTTGATGTCACCAATGTCAGCCACCATCAGAGATTCGAAAGGGGCTGCCTTAGTACCACCATTGTATGCCCTGACCATGGCTGACTCTGCTCGGATATGTCGAGGTCCAAACCTAAACAGAGAAGcaaaaatgaaaggtgatctttgTGGTTGTGTAGTCTGTGGTTTGCAAATAACACCATAGATGATTTGCTTTATCAACTTAAAACATCGAGcattttatttgcaaattatACTTTCAGCAGAGAAATGTTATTGCCACATACCATAGTCAACAACACACCCAGGTCAGATATATTGCAGCTAGCCACCCTACAATCACTGAACAGGATGCCTTTAACTGCCTACCCATATTTAGAGTTTGATTGACATCCCCTTCTGCATGATGGATGGACATGATATGTATTACTGCTTTATAAACTGACATTTGACAGTAACCATTCAAATACCTTTAAATTAATTTGTTGTCATGTTGTTGCTGTTAGACCTGCCCTCCTTAGTCTTCTAATTCTTTTGTGTAGTGTAAATGTGGCAACGAAACACCTCCTTCATCAGATTGCAGAATTGTGAAACCTTCCCAGTTTCAGCTCATTCTGCCCTATTCTCATTTTATGTGGATTGGTGTTTCGATGAAGCTCCTGTGATCTCCTCTAGGATGCTTTGCTATCTTAAAAAGTGTCATGTTGTCATGATATAATACAAGTTGTCATGTTGTTGAGAAATTGTTTGCCAGTAATTAATAATTACATCATTAAAAGCTGTGGGCAaaaccagcattcattgcccctgaactgagtggGGTACAGGTCCATTTTGGGCAGtgttaagaatcaaccatgttgctgtggggtgtggggtgtggggtgtggagtGTGGGGTGTGGAGTGACGACAGGCCTGACCAACAAAAGGTGTCAGAATTCTTTCCCCAAACCAAATGGGCTTTTAAACAATTCAGTCCTTTCATGATTGGCACTGGCTTTCCAATTACAAATTTTTGTCATTGGCTGTGTTCATTTTCCCCAGCTGCCAGGCTAGCATTCCACTCATAATCCTCAATTGGAAATGTGCCAAGATATACAGTGATTTACTTGTACATCTTCCATTTTGTTGTACTGAGAAGCCCAGGTAGGGTGTTGGTTTTGCCAAACACCTCCGTTCAGGGTGTTTTTCAGCTCATTCCCTGAGCTTCCAGAAGTTGCTCTAATTTTCCCACCTCTTAGTGTTCCAGTGAAGCTCAGTGTAGGCTCAAGGGTCAAGTTTGGACTTGAAGCACTGCAACCTTTGGAACTCCGCACTGAACAATCAGTTTTACATTGTTCTACCATTCCAGCTTGCATCCCCCACTTCCAATGCTGAGTTTTTCTACTCACTACTCTTCTAGAACAGCCAGTTTTTGTTCACCTCCTACTAATACCTGCAATAGATGTGCCTTTTGTTCATCACTCACCTTTCGGTTGGCAACAAGACCCCTTGTGCCACTCATTGGCTTCTGGCGACCACTCCATCACAAACCTTCCACTCATAGAAGGCTGCGGACCTAatgcggggaaatgggattagagtagatacaACAggtggcatgggcatggtggaactatttctgtgctgcacaactgccctcttcccctttctctacaggtttatttttcttttcccgGTTGACCTTAAACGTTGACGCTTTCTTTCATCaccggtgctgcctgacctgctggcgaTTCCCAGAGTTTTGTTTCTAAATTAGGGGGTAATTTGTACCGTACTGGCACCCATTACAACTCATTTCCTCCATGCTCCGTACCTGGCACCGGGCCGATTCGAGGTGCCGATGTCCAGAGGGACCCCCAGAAAGGCAGCGTCCAAGCCCTGcgaggaatcctgcactgggagcCGCATCATGGAGCAAACTCCGACAGGACGAGCCACTTCCGCGGCGCTCGTGGGCATGTTCAGCCGGGGCGAGCAGAGACTGCGGCTGGACGCAGGGTGCAGCAGCCACCGACGGCCCCGCAGACAGACTGACCGCAGTACAGAAGGGACGCGACGAAAGAGAAAACGCTCCATGTTTGCTGAGCCAATAGAGATTATCTCGGGAGTTTCAGACAGGAGCTTTGACCCGGTCAAAGTTTCGCCTCTGCACGCCAGTTTAAGCCACACCGCTGCAGTCTGTCATCGCAGCACATTTCAGCAGagtttattttaaagttttctgCCTCTCCTTGGAGCCATGGAACTGTCTTTCATTTCTCAGCCTGAGAGAGACCCACCCTGGGAGCTATTTGCAGAAGCATGTCTGAATTGCCCACTAGCACGGG encodes the following:
- the agmat gene encoding agmatinase, mitochondrial isoform X3 codes for the protein MERFLFRRVPSVLRSVCLRGRRWLLHPASSRSLCSPRLNMPTSAAEVARPVGVCSMMRLPVQDSSQGLDAAFLGVPLDIGTSNRPGARFGPRHIRAESAMVRAYNGGTKAAPFESLMVADIGDIKVNLYDLKESCKMIRESFKKIVSTGCIPLTMGGDHTITYPILQAVAEKYGPIGLVHIDAHADTSDIVLGEKICHGTPFRRCVDEGLLDCKRVVQIGLRGSTYEPDGYLWGREQGFRVVTGQDCWLRSLTPLMNEVRQQMGDGPVYISFDIDGLDPAFAPGTGTPEIAGLHPSQALEIIQGCRGMKIIGCDLVEVAPAYDTSVGCNVKPSTICCVR